The Pseudomonadota bacterium nucleotide sequence ACGTCTCGCCCGCCGCGATGGCGCTCGATGGAGCGCGGTACAGCCAGACCCTCGAGGACGGCCGCAGCGCGGTGTTCACGGTCCAGCCCGAGCTGCAGAAGTTCGCGAGCTCGCTCCTCGAGGACAACGACGTCCCGACCGGCGCGATCGTCGTGCTGAACGCCAGGACCGGCCGCGTCCTCGCACTGGCGCAGCGCCAGCGCGGCGTCGAGTCGCCGACCGTCGCCTTCGATCCGTCGCCGCCCGCCGCGTCGCTCTTCAAGATCGTCACGACCGCGGCGCTGCTCGAGCGCCCCGGCGTGTCGCTCGACACCGTCCAGTGTTACCACGGCGGCTCGCAGCGCCTCGAGGAGCACAACCTCGTCGACTCGGAGCGCGACGACACCGCGTGCGCGAGCATCTCCCAGGCGCTCGGCCGCTCGATCAACGCCGTGATCGCGAAGCTCGCAGATCGGTACCTCGAGGCGAGCTCACTGCTCCGGGTCGCCGAGCACTTCGGCTTCAACCGCGCGATCCCGTTCGACTTCGCGGTGCCCGAGTCCCAGGCCGAGATCCCGAGCGATCGCCTGGAGCGGGCGCGCGCCGCGGCCGGATTCTGGCACACGCACCTCTCGCCGCTCCATGCGGCGATGATGGTCCAGGCCGTCGCCCACGACGGGGCGATGCTCCGGCCCTACATCGTCGACAAGGTCGTCGGCCGGGACGGCGCGCTCCTCTACGAGGGCAAGCCGCAGCTCGCCGCGCGCCCGATCTCGGCCGACG carries:
- a CDS encoding penicillin-binding transpeptidase domain-containing protein codes for the protein MRKRNFLTLVEIIALLATCSFTLGAAPAERSAQPEALRDVSPAAMALDGARYSQTLEDGRSAVFTVQPELQKFASSLLEDNDVPTGAIVVLNARTGRVLALAQRQRGVESPTVAFDPSPPAASLFKIVTTAALLERPGVSLDTVQCYHGGSQRLEEHNLVDSERDDTACASISQALGRSINAVIAKLADRYLEASSLLRVAEHFGFNRAIPFDFAVPESQAEIPSDRLERARAAAGFWHTHLSPLHAAMMVQAVAHDGAMLRPYIVDKVVGRDGALLYEGKPQLAARPISADVARRLRAAMRETVANGTARKAFHKPGLPSLAKVRVAGKTGTLTGRSPYRAYSWFAGFAPLDSPEVVVAVLIVNEPLWRIKSSETAALVLDKYFSLKKR